The Bacillus sp. 2205SS5-2 genome segment ATATTTACCAAGGACAGGAAATCGGTATGACCAATGTTCAATTTCCGTCGATTGAGGATTATGATGATGTAGCATTGAAGAATATGTATCGCTTAAAACGGGAAGAAGGTGCTTCTCATAAAGAGATTATGGAAGTTATTTGGGCAAGTGCTCGCGATAACAGCCGTACTCCAATGCAATGGTCGACAGCATCTAACGCAGGATTTACCTCATCGAAACCGTGGATGAAGGTAAATCCAAACTATAAAAAAATTAATGTGGTAGCACAAGAAAAAGATGAGGACTCTATTCTCTCATTTTACAAGAAAATGATTAGGCTGAAGAAAAGTCATCTAACATTAAGCTACGGAAAGTATGATTTATTACTGGCGGAAAACCCGCAAATTTATGCTTACACGCGTACGTTGGATAAGGATGTCTTCGTGATTATAACCAATTTATCCAATCAGCCAGTAAACTATCAACAGAAGTCCTTAATGTTATCGTATGAAAATTTAGTGTTGAGCAACCTAGGGGTAGAGGATCATCAAGGTATAACAGACTTTACCTTAAAGCCTTATGAAGCTAGAATTTATCAGATTAAAGGATAAAAGCCCAATCTAAAATAATATAACCTTAAAAAATCCCCTAAGGTATTATCCTTGTGCTGAAGGGGATTTTTAAAAGCTCTTTTTGTTTGAAAAATCATTTTGATAGGCTGTTTTCGCAAAGTTTGTGGCTTTGCGAAAACAGCCTTTTATATTCAATGTAATTTTCCGATTATTCAGTGATTTTTTCTGAAAAACAAGAAAAAGTGCCCCTAAATCTATTTTTTTAATGATGTATACACTGCTGTGAAGAAAGCCATTTATTCGTTAGTGGTGTCTAGTTCTTAAGTTTAAACAATTTATTATAGTGAACTAGAAAGCTAGTAAAATTAGCAAACATGGAATATTTCTTTCTCCGTTCGACCATACTGCTAAGGAAGGGAGAGAGGCATTGATGAAAAAAATACTAGTTTTAATCGGATTTCTATTTTTATTGTTCAGTCTTTATCCACAATTTCAGCAAGCAAAGGGACAAGAAGAAAAAATAGTAGCCCTTATTCATATGCTGAACAATAGATCGATTGAAATCGAGGAGTGGACGCTTTATACCCCATATGAACCTACATATATCCCTTCATCCACAAATTTCCAACAATTAGAAAAAGAAATAAAATCAGAGTATAAGCTGTTAACATGGGAAAAAAATGAACAAAAGGATCATCATATTAAGCTAGTTGGCACTACTTCTACTAAAAAAATCAATGAAAAAGTTTCGTTAATTCTACTAAAAGAGGGCAATCGTTATAAAGTGTTACGCTCCTACACAATCGGGAGCAAGGCAGTAAAATTGCAAGATGCCTTAGAGGAGCTAGAAGACATTCGTGAAAATGACCGAGTCTACTTTACTTTAAGGGGAACGAAAATGCTGTCAAAGAAAGAGAATATTAACGGAGAAGCAAAAGCCATTTTAGCAGAACTAGGTGCAATCCCTGTTGAAACATTACAAGAAGAAGAATTTGTATCTGTTTCTGCTTTCACCAAGCGCTGGGAGCACCAGTTATTAACTGCAAATAGAAAAAAAATGAATATGCAGATTGGTATACGTAAAAACGAAGAAGGAATTGCTAGTATGACGATAGGAAGTCCCATTATTTTAGAAGAATATTAAAGCTGGTACAAGGAGAAACCCGGTTTATGTTCGTTGAATTTTATTAAAATAATATATTCATAGTAATGAATAAAAATTTATTTGTTTGAAATATTAATAAAATTATGTATAATTACAATAGTTAGAAAAATATAAAAACTATTTCACAGGGGGAAAAACATGAGGAAATCTTGGAAAAAAAGAATATTAGCATTCATGACCATTTCGGCACTTGCCCTATTAACGGCTTGTGGGAGTGAAACGAGCGGAGACGGAGATGGAGATGGAGATGGAAAGAAGACGCTGAAGGTTGGGACAGATGCAGCTTTCGCTCCGTTTGAATATATGGACAAGGGTGAAATTGTTGGGTTCGACGTGGACTTCCTTGATGCCGTAATGAAAGAAGCAGGCTATGAATACGAATTAAAAAACATTGGTTGGGATCCATTATTCGCCGCTGTACAAGCAGGAAATGAAGTTGATTTAGCAGTTTCTGGTATCACCATTAACGATAAGCGTAAACAAACCTATGATTTCTCTCGACCTTATTTTGAGTCCACTCATATGATTATGTTTAATGAGGGCGTCAAGATT includes the following:
- a CDS encoding basic amino acid ABC transporter substrate-binding protein — its product is MRKSWKKRILAFMTISALALLTACGSETSGDGDGDGDGKKTLKVGTDAAFAPFEYMDKGEIVGFDVDFLDAVMKEAGYEYELKNIGWDPLFAAVQAGNEVDLAVSGITINDKRKQTYDFSRPYFESTHMIMFNEGVKIESAQDLKGLKVGVQNGTTGQAAAEKILGENSSDIMKYENNVVAIMALDQGDVDAVVTDNTVVNEYVKNNPNKSFLTIEDPENFESEFYGLMFPKGSDIEEEISAAIKEVIESGKYAEIYEEWFGADPNTGILLEQGE
- a CDS encoding YwmB family TATA-box binding protein, whose amino-acid sequence is MKKILVLIGFLFLLFSLYPQFQQAKGQEEKIVALIHMLNNRSIEIEEWTLYTPYEPTYIPSSTNFQQLEKEIKSEYKLLTWEKNEQKDHHIKLVGTTSTKKINEKVSLILLKEGNRYKVLRSYTIGSKAVKLQDALEELEDIRENDRVYFTLRGTKMLSKKENINGEAKAILAELGAIPVETLQEEEFVSVSAFTKRWEHQLLTANRKKMNMQIGIRKNEEGIASMTIGSPIILEEY